The genomic window ACCACACTGAATCTCAGCCGCAATAGCAGTCACGTGAGCACCACATCCTCTTCGACATCATCATCGTCCATAACTGCGGCGAATACGTTTACACGCCGCAGACAATTGCCGCCTACCCCGGGTGCTGCTGCACGACTACTTGTAAAtaacaatacaaacaacaacaacagcagcagcagtagcagtagcaacaacaacaacgtacgTAGCCAATCGAACAATAACGGTGGCTTAAGTGGTGGTCTCACTGGTTTACTCAGTCATTTCCATAGCACCGAACCAGCTGCTGCTTCATCAGTCACGCTGGCTCAACCGCGACCCGAGTCCCAGAGGCTCACCAACGAGTACGTCGATACTCCGTTCCGAAACGCTGCACCCAATGCTGGCTTACCGAATCAACTGCAGCTGCAACATGCTTCCCGCGCGCAACATCCGGCGGGACAGCATGATGGTGGCCAAACGACAACGCACCAtctgttgttgctgccacagCGAGAATTCcgtcaacagcagcaacaacaacaacaacaacacctgcAGCACCAGCATCAACATCAGGTACATTCGAACCGCTTGGCGGGAACAGTGGCTTCGACGACCGTCACGGCGGGCATCGACGGCACAGACGGCTTCTTACATTCGCATCATAATCACAAAACGCCTATGCCCACTGCAGCGACAACAACCTGTCCACATACTGGCAAGGTGATTCCAGTCGCGCCGAATGGGCACGGTAGCAGCAGTAGCAGCGGTTTGGGCAGCTTTACCAGCTCCCTGAACGCGCAACAGTCATTTACTCCGGCAATCACCAAACAACCCGCCTCAACGACCAGCCAAACGTCGCACATCGGCAGTAATAATTGCAAATTTGCTAAAAATCTTCCCGCATTCGACGACTTGTTAACCATGCACAACATAGCGACGGGCATTTCCACGCCACAGGGTATGATATCCGCTGTACACGGCGCCAGTCCGCTTGGTACACCCATCATACTGGGCAGCAGCGGTGATACATCCTCATTGAATCAGCTGCTTTGCCCACGATGCGGTCATTGCCGTTGCGAACAGTGCCAAAGTCCACCCCATCTGCCGCAAACGTGGCTCTGCAATAAGACCTGCCTATGCAGTGCCGAATCGGTCATCGATTATGTGTCGTGTCTGTGTTGCGCCAAAGCATTATTCTACCATTGCGCACGCGACAACGACATGGACTGCGATGATGGCTCCGGCACACCGTGCGTTGACAATCCCTGCTCATGCGGACCCTACAAACGTACGCAGCGTTGGGGTTGGCTGGGCGCACTATCGCTCGTACTACCCTGCCTTTGGTTGTATTGGCCTATGCGCGGCTGCGTATCCTTCTGTGAGAAATGTTACGGACGGATTGTGGGCCGCGGTTGTCGCTGTCAGCAGACGGACTCGCCAACCAACATTATACCGATATCACAGTTGGGCCTTAACGGAAACGGAAGCAGCGGTACGGCAAGCATTTTAAGCGGCAACAATGGTGGTAGCGATTCATTGAAATCAGCCAATGGACATCATCATCATAACCATCATCACCATCACAATCACCATATGCGAAAGGGCGATCTAACGCCTAAGAAACGACTGCTCGATTCAAATGGCGAATACTAAAACTATAAAGGCTACATACGAGTACATCGACAGCCAAACTGGTATAGAAATTTGTATGCGGAAACGCCATTTAACTAGGGTACTACTTGCGTATGAAGTACAGAAGTTGGATCAGAGAAgatttataactgaagaaccACTGCTGGCGGTGGGTTGTGGCGTGAGGCAGTCATAGAGAATAGAGACTATGTGACCGGGGTAAAAGGGTGGTGGTAGTAGTCTAGTTTATCGAGCAAAATCGCCTGATTGTAGAGAAGTGTTAATTGACTGACAATCGAGCAACAGTATTTTAATGTAAAAGAACTTGCATTTAGTGTGCGCAATGAGTTCCAATCTCTATCTTTCTCTATTTCTAACTCCTTCTCCCAAACTTATTCTTACCGCCGGACAGGTTGTAAACCCATCACTGATGCCACATAGCGCCGAGCCCGCCGCGGCAGTTCCTTAGAGCTAGAAACAGAAGTGTAGAGAAGACAGTAAACAGAAGGGGAAAAGAAAACTGCaacatttttacaacaaaaaatgcagCACGAAATTAACTAAATGAACTATAACGGTGAAAGAGGaataagttgaaaataaaattatagattggTAAGAAAGTAAACGAAATGGGAAATTCATGAATAAACTATATATTtagagtaaaaaaaataataaccaaaGACTGCAAACagataattattaattattagaaATGTTATTTAAAAGGGAATTAAAAAGCGTGCTTTCTAATTTTAACCATTTAATATTTCATCGTGCAAAcgcaattttaatttcagtttgaatttttcaatttttttacccAACACAGTCGATCGTAAATATGCCGTGTTTTATCGTAATTTGGTTGCAACGTTTTTCAGCAagaaaatgtagtaaatttccACTAAATTTCACAACCTATTCATTTTTACAACTAaacactttttaataaattatttttgttataacttttttataaaaattatagttatTTTCTTTAACGTTTTATTTGTTCACCATCTAAGTCAGGTCGCGGTGTCAAACATTGACATTTAATTGAATACTTTATAACATAATTCCATTgtaaaaagaaaactaaaaagcaaacaaaaataaaacaattgtaTATAAGAACTCGTAAACCAGGCGCTGGTACTCGTACGGAGTTGCAAAGTGTAAAACTAAGTGAAATAATCGGAAAACGAGAGTGTGTATATGGGAAAGCTTAAAGCTCGCGATAATTTAGAGGTTAGGTAAACGAATAGCTAAGGCAAATTAGGGTGCGCTTTTGAAGACGCTGGTCACTGAAACGGTACACAGAAGGCTTAGCTTATTTGGATAATTTTCATTCGTTTCTTTTCGAAatcgtaaaattttattaatagcaATGTGAGCGGGAATATGCAAACATACCAAACAAATGTGAGTCTGTGTTAGTTAAAACCGATTACCTTGAGTATTTGGATGCGCTCCAAAAGTCCGACAGAATACACTCATATTTAACAGTTTGACACTCCTTTTGAGCAAAACAGATAAcaataaaactgaaaaactgaaaaactgaaaaacagcGAAAGCAATGCAgtcaataatgaaaatatccgcAAATGGATATCGTAAATGGGCGTTTCGGTTTTTATGAAAGCCGCTTGCCTTTAGCATTCTCTATGTTCTCTGCGCGCTCGCATTCACACATTATTCCTTTGATTCCTACAGTCTAAATTACAGAAACgcgaaataaaaagcaaattatatacaaattatatatgcACGTACACTGACAggcgtttgtatgtgtatgtactgataaaaaataagaaacaaaatcttcgtaaaatgtattttatatagCAAACTTTTTGTAGCGCATAAAAAgaaaatctgagaaaaatataAGCATAAATGTAAAACATTGCTCCTCACAACGAAACAAGGAAAGCGGCGAAAAAGTAAAGGCAAACGTTACATCTCTCATCAAATCAGCTAGTTTAGGTCTCGCAATAACCTGCAAAGGTCAGAGATCAATAGAGttatgaaatttgcaaaaattgctAGAAAAGCTTACCAAAACGAGCTGAGTACTAATCAGCGACGCTGTTTTGGTTTTGTAAAGCTTGCAGTTGAGATCTGGatcactttatatttatatttctgaaACGCTTTCACTTTCTATAGCTTTAGTTTTCAAAAAGCTAAATGAAAATGTTCAAGTTAAATGTGAGTTTTCAAAGCTGACGAATACGACCGAACGGCGGTTGCGCCGTAAAGTCAAACTCGTGTTTACCTCATTTTAATATCGGTTTTGCCATTATAGCAAAAGcaaattacaatagttttaatCAAAAAGCTCACAAAGCAGCAAAAAGCTCACAAAAAGCTCTAActaaagtttttttcaattgaagcttTGGCTTATAAAGCTTTAACATTGAAAAAAGTggtattttttacaattctgtTTCTGTCGAACAAATTTGTCTCTTCTTGTCatttgtatttgcatattttctcTCACAAAGCATTCAAAATCAAGTGGGATCTTTTGGAAGTTGGCAACTAACGCAGCTTCTCTTGAAACGATTACAACTTTTGCGGTAAATAAAGAATTGCAAAGCCATAACTAATTGATTTGATGCTATTTTGCCTGAAATGCTGTCGGCGGAGCCatagaaaatatagaaaattatacacagctatatgtacatacatacttatacttacatacacatgtttCCAGTCGTACGATTTAATGTAAAACGGAATTAACGTAATTTCATAGCGGCACTTTCATGAAAAGATTTAAACACCAAACAAATTAGCAGAGAGTAACTAACAAGTAAAGATTTAAATACGAAAACTTTCTACTCAAatggtaaattttatttttttatacaatacaagtgaaaaacgtttattttatACGAAGAATAATACAAAAATCCTATAGTTGGTTAAAAAAGTAGGTaaaagtgtaaatatgtatatgtaaaatgtGCGACCtaaattctaaattatttaccaagcgaaatttttaaataaaacacactACAATGCAGCACTACTTTATACATACAATGTACATAGAGGGTATATATACATGATTCCTTATATCCACTCCGAGATATGTCTGTAGTATTCCGCGCAGAAAGTGTAGTGAAATGATTATAATTTACACAGTTATATTGTGGAAACCAACGCCAATTTAAAGTCCAATCAAAAATCGTCACTTATCTTTGATAATTAAAGACAGATAAGAACTGTAAATTGTTTCGTGTAATATTGAGCATAGTGAGTAGTGGTACGAAgctaaatttactaaattttatttatacttacagatatatgtatatatctatatatatatatacatacacgtaTATATAAATGTCACTATTCAATAACTGAAAATATAGTTGTAATGTGAACaaaggttaaaaatacaaaaacaaaatgcaaaaaaaaaacacaaagcaaaacaaaataccAAGCTAATCttagttattaattttagttacggaatttaattaatgtatgtataattacgactattattactattatgactattatttaaatttagacagaaactATATTATTGTTacacaaatataattaaaattaaacttgagcgaagtaaaattaaattgtacatgtaattaatgtaaaattgagactaatttaatattatgtaaaaaacaacaacaacaaaactaaaagAATAGAAGTCGactaaatctataaaaaaaagtaaagcaaactccatacctgtgtgtgtgtgtgtgtaattaggCGGAGGGAATGCACGGCAAAAATCGCGCTTTGAACTCGGAACTCCGAAACGCAGCCGAGCCGTAGAAAAGCGCTTGCATTAAGCAGCCGTTAGCACAAAAGTgcaaaagcaatgctttatcctgtaaaccaaaaaatttcaaacggACCACGCCTACATCACACGCGCGCATAGTCCTTTGGGTGCTGCTCACCTTCTCAGGCTGCACGCGTCGGACACTCGCTTGGACTGCGCACGACTTTTGTATGGCAACTCTGCGcctaaatgcacacacacatgcataagtatatacattcacacatacacacgtttGAGCCAACGTAAAAAGTCGAAATAATcgaaatatgagaaaaatatttaaagccgCTCGTATTTTGACTGCaacgaatgtgtgtgtgtgtgtgtgttcaccAAGTATGTGGTGTGGTTAATgttgtttaaatttgttttaaatcttGTTTTTAATACGCGAAgaggaatattatttattttatttgtaacatATTTTACTACTACTAATAAATGTATGAAAGAAGCATAGACTCAAACTGAATGTAAATTTCAAAAgataaaaaacactaaaaaccaACTGTGTGTTAATATACCTACCATACTGTCTATACATGTACATGcataagtgtgtgtatgtatcgTATGTGGCGTGTATGCACTAAAAACAATCAAAAgggaataaatataaaaaaaacgtaaGAAAGTAACCAAATCGACTTCACACACGCATTAATACcaacataaaaatacatacatacatacattcatactgCATAcagagcacatacatacatatgcatacacacaaacaaacatacatactaaagttaacgAGAATGATGATGTTAATGATGATGCACTCATAGAGTTGAAgaaatgattattattattaaatacgaaataaataaacaaaaaaatcataaaatactaaaatttaaacTCCGTGCGTTTTTATTGCTCTCTGTTTTGTTATTGCCTAGAAAATTGTTAGTTGCTGCACAATGTGTTGGAGTTAACAGCTGCGCTCAGCGGTTAGTTCGGACTCTCGTCGGCTTTTTCAGCTAGTGCGGCCTTTTCAGCTCATTAGCCTCGAAGAAGAAGTCTCGCAGAAAAAGCCTCGAGAGAGCGCCATGCCAATTGAAGCAATTTTTAACGATCAGCCAAATAAAATGGAGCAGATGACACGTTTTCCAGCTCAACATCCTTTACATGCAATTTTCGGCAGAGGTTGAAGCGACCAATTAATGAGGGATGTTAGCACTTCTTGTCGGACACGATCAAGCTATGACTTCTGTCTACATCGTATTTCGCGTCGCATATTCcctggctttatgtaaactatATTAAagagacaaaagaaaaatattaagaaaatttattttggtcTCTTAAAAAGTAAGTAAGTTCCAGGACACTTGTTCGCTTTTGCAGGAAATCTCAAATAGAAGCGTTATATTCACTTAGACATTTTATATTTCCAACTAGTATCAATTCCAATCCCAACTAGTCAACCGTCTGtcttccttctcatacaaagaACAAatcatttttgcattttaagatCTAAAAATTAATGTTCCGTCGACTGTCtttccaaaagaaaaaaataatacatgaTAAAGTACCGCTATTTTACCTGAATAGTTCGAGGTTTCACTGAGAGCTTTCATAGTACgaacttaaatacatacatatgaacatacttgcatacatatgccataagtatataaaaaatcttgCGGCGGCGACAAACGCAGGCAGCGACAAAATGATGGCACACGGCAGCAGCAGAAGCAACTCTGGCAACAAcactaaaatcaaataaaattaaaagcattaacaacaacaacagcagacaCAACCACAGTGCCCGCGACAGCAGGCAATGAgggaaaaataaaactaaagcaGCTGCTTCCGGTGTTTGATTGATAGTGAACTGGCAGTTTGTTTATCTCTTGGATttgaaagcaaaacaacaacacatcgACAAAGCGACTAGCGAACactccacatacatacatacatgcaagtgTATGGACGATTGTATATGTATGCCGACTGCCGagtgaataaaagaaaatattctagAGCGGCAAGAGCACATTTCagtcacgcacacacacacacaccaacacggACAGGCAGGCCCGCATACATAGAGACGTGCATCCGCAAAAGCGAGCGTACGACTgcgcatgtttgtgtgtgtgtgtgtgcatgtgaaaCGGTGTTCAATTGCTCCGAGCGATAAGCACCATGCACACTGCCTACGAGTGCGGAGGGAACGCAACGCAATCAGAGCGATGCAGAACAAAATGTCTGTGGCGAAAAGATGCGACTGAGCAAGGGACACTGCGCGCCGCTGCACGCTCGCGGGCCGCTGCATTGCGGCGAGAcacttatttttaaatgcatgctacacacatacatacacacacatgcttatACACATGAAAATGTTTGTgcacgaacatacatatatgtatgtatatcgacaTATCAGTATGCACATATAcgtgtgagtgtgtttgtgtgtgtatgtgtatatttacatagaaaTTTGAGGAATACAACGTGTACTCATAATCGAACGCAAACCcacacattttaataaatacgcACGGATGTTTGCATAGCActatgcaacaacaacgacaacgacaacaacaatctAATAAAACATGCATGCTAGGGTGCGcgggtacatatacatatatttctaagcaCTTTTCAAGCAAAATGTTTCTGGTAATTTTTCGGTTGATCTGATGATTTACGAGGCTCAGAAGTCCTCGGTTCACTACACTTTTCTACAGGCCAGCTATATAGTTGTATGCGAGCTTGTGGTAATACACCTCAGTCCAAAGGCATCTATGTACGCGTTTGAAGTCTTCATATGTTATGTTATTCCGTATGTGGATTACCCTAatgtgacatatgtatgtacaaaggtgGCATACAAATACATTCACCGACAATCGTTCCGCCAATCCGTTGAATGGAACGTCAGCCTGTCATTCAGTTGCTGGGGTGCACCATGTGTGAGCGGACGCACATGCCCCACTATAGCACACAggaaatcagctaaattgcaacaaaagcaacaacagtagtaacaacagaaacaacaacaatcatcaAAACGGCTACATCCGCcaatgcaaaagcaaatatgtaGCGCAGAAATAATAGCAATACAAAATGCACGTTTATGTTGCAGACGATGGAGATGCTGCACCGGCACCCAGCATCCGTTCACCACAAGCAAGCTCTCGACGTACACTCACACTTGCAagcacatttacatacatatgcacatgaaTACTTGGAAATATGTACATTGGCACTCGTATGCCGTTTAACAGCTACAAAAGAGTGAGTTATCTCAGCAATTTCAGGTGGTGAAAATCCGAGGCAGCGCTGATCAGAAACGGTGTTTTTGTAATGTCGAACAAAGTTTTTTCTCTGATTGAAATAAGtcctataaaattaaatttcagctGATTAAGTTGATGGCTGTCTGACGGGAAAGTTAAGGCCTAGAGCTATTACCGTTAAATAAGAGCACTGCTCCGTCTTGAGTGTTTAAGCTTGGTAATGCGAGGGAACCTCAGCGACAAAATGATTGAAATATATGAAACCATTTTCCTAGACCCAAAAACAGGTCCTCAAAACATTTTCGACGATGTTTGAAGC from Bactrocera tryoni isolate S06 chromosome 5, CSIRO_BtryS06_freeze2, whole genome shotgun sequence includes these protein-coding regions:
- the LOC120776806 gene encoding protein sprouty; its protein translation is MDRRNGGDILAPPRPPKHLPRVHRPRAPEPETMLNGSQTKPEWQQQQQQQQQQREQEQKQKQRQMSTTTSTATAATNTTSTEVAQCTISNNQPEQQQQQQQQPQQHNFNSNIYSSQYSITGADRGVGTNSRNDSVAVNGVTTLMQPEFEDYEIHHLTILPQRPTTLNLSRNSSHVSTTSSSTSSSSITAANTFTRRRQLPPTPGAAARLLVNNNTNNNNSSSSSSSNNNNVRSQSNNNGGLSGGLTGLLSHFHSTEPAAASSVTLAQPRPESQRLTNEYVDTPFRNAAPNAGLPNQLQLQHASRAQHPAGQHDGGQTTTHHLLLLPQREFRQQQQQQQQQHLQHQHQHQVHSNRLAGTVASTTVTAGIDGTDGFLHSHHNHKTPMPTAATTTCPHTGKVIPVAPNGHGSSSSSGLGSFTSSLNAQQSFTPAITKQPASTTSQTSHIGSNNCKFAKNLPAFDDLLTMHNIATGISTPQGMISAVHGASPLGTPIILGSSGDTSSLNQLLCPRCGHCRCEQCQSPPHLPQTWLCNKTCLCSAESVIDYVSCLCCAKALFYHCARDNDMDCDDGSGTPCVDNPCSCGPYKRTQRWGWLGALSLVLPCLWLYWPMRGCVSFCEKCYGRIVGRGCRCQQTDSPTNIIPISQLGLNGNGSSGTASILSGNNGGSDSLKSANGHHHHNHHHHHNHHMRKGDLTPKKRLLDSNGEY